A single window of Prionailurus viverrinus isolate Anna chromosome F1, UM_Priviv_1.0, whole genome shotgun sequence DNA harbors:
- the LOC125155192 gene encoding transmembrane epididymal protein 1-like produces MGGFEGHLYPGLSLFFYGLYHARLVSRALICNYPVQYLPRHPWSKGRWARLRQIHYVGLVKILSACILVAQELHNIHGQFVLISKIYHQRNFLYRKQWQHLTLYITFFLSGCVDVVSQNVLPQRCAALEQGAQALGMFLFLPLMVSHMQDSEGVELQSHILLTQAIFLLALVVIAELWAPDVLQLWVMKAFFYMMTGSWLIQIGFMLYKPISGYKWMDDDKNNIIFVTTFFCWHVASIAILMIWVYGFSFLWYCYIC; encoded by the coding sequence ATGGGAGGCTTTGAAGGTCATTTGTACCCCGGactgtctctcttcttctatGGACTTTATCATGCACGACTAGTCTCCAGGGCCCTGATATGCAACTACCCTGTCCAGTATCTGCCACGCCATCCCTGGAGCAAAGGAAGATGGGCAAGGCTGAGACAAATACACTATGTTGGGCTGGTGAAGATATTAAGTGCCTGCATTTTAGTAGCTCAAGAGCTGCATAACATACATGGACAGTTTGTACTCATCAGCAAGATATATCATCAGAGAAACTTTTTGTACCGCAAACAGTGGCAGCATCTCACTCTATATATTACCTTCTTCCTGAGCGGGTGTGTAGATGTGGTGAGCCAGAACGTGCTGCCCCAGAGGTGTGCCGCTCTGGAGCAAGGTGCCCAAGCCCTGGGCAtgtttctgtttctgcctctgaTGGTGTCTCACATGCAGGACTCAGAAGGTGTGGAGCTGCAGTCTCACATCCTGCTCACTCAGGCCATATTCCTGCTGGCGTTGGTGGTGATCGCAGAGCTGTGGGCCCCTGATGTGCTGCAACTCTGGGTGATGAAGGCCTTTTTTTATATGATGACAGGCTCTTGGCTGATTCAGATAGGCTTTATGCTGTACAAACCAATTTCTGGCtataaatggatggatgatgacAAAAACAACATTATATTTGTCACCACCTTCTTCTGCTGGCATGTGGCTTCCATTGCCATTTTGATGATCTGGGTCTATGGCTTCTCTTTTTTGTGGTATTGTTACATTTGTTGA